A stretch of Saccharothrix texasensis DNA encodes these proteins:
- a CDS encoding MmgE/PrpD family protein, which produces MAEHLDALWRTVHRQAATADPAAVDRAAGCLAVALSEIVLSARVPAHRAAAEALAAAPGPCRIGGVDRHTDLTGAVTANAYLMHARLTDDSYRVAAHPGLAVVPVALAVVERDGVVSGERLLRAVIGGYECACRLAEALLPDVSRRGWRVTSVVAPLAAAATYALVTEMSEDDAVAALALATGTVGGPLGVVATGGDGWRLQPALAVQAGVSAAIAAGAGLRGGDGALAGPSGMYSLFGTGRPAGTSARAAIHDVTFKRYPVAMYGQSIFEAFRSHPALPAARRVTVRVAPFAVDYGRDAAVDSISSVEGIARAALRAFHPAVTPEAVEVVADPALPDLGATVTVTLADGADLTLTGDGDTSAWRPADLRAHCADMLGDTGDALARASAALRAPTGLADLAALWRTAR; this is translated from the coding sequence GTGGCTGAGCACCTCGACGCCCTGTGGCGCACCGTCCACCGCCAGGCGGCCACCGCCGACCCGGCCGCGGTGGACCGCGCGGCGGGCTGCCTCGCGGTGGCGCTGTCGGAGATCGTGCTGTCGGCGCGCGTGCCCGCGCACCGGGCGGCGGCGGAGGCGCTGGCCGCCGCCCCCGGTCCGTGCCGCATCGGCGGTGTGGACCGGCACACCGACCTCACCGGCGCGGTCACCGCCAACGCCTACCTCATGCACGCGCGGCTGACCGACGACTCCTACCGCGTGGCCGCCCACCCCGGGCTGGCCGTGGTGCCCGTCGCGCTGGCCGTGGTCGAACGGGACGGCGTCGTCTCCGGTGAACGCCTGCTGCGCGCCGTCATCGGCGGCTACGAGTGCGCGTGCCGCCTGGCCGAGGCGTTGCTGCCCGACGTGTCGCGCCGCGGCTGGCGCGTCACGTCGGTGGTCGCGCCGCTGGCCGCCGCCGCGACGTACGCGCTCGTCACGGAGATGTCGGAGGACGACGCGGTAGCCGCGCTGGCCCTGGCCACGGGGACGGTCGGCGGCCCGCTGGGCGTGGTGGCGACCGGCGGCGACGGCTGGCGCCTGCAACCCGCGCTGGCCGTGCAGGCCGGTGTGTCCGCGGCCATCGCCGCGGGAGCGGGCCTGCGCGGGGGCGACGGCGCGCTGGCCGGACCGTCCGGGATGTACTCGCTGTTCGGCACCGGCCGGCCCGCGGGCACGTCCGCCCGGGCGGCGATCCACGACGTGACGTTCAAGCGGTACCCGGTGGCGATGTACGGGCAGTCGATCTTCGAGGCGTTCCGCAGCCACCCGGCGCTGCCCGCGGCGCGGCGGGTGACGGTGCGCGTCGCGCCCTTCGCGGTGGACTACGGGCGTGACGCGGCGGTGGACTCGATCTCGAGCGTGGAGGGCATCGCGCGGGCGGCGCTGCGCGCGTTCCACCCGGCGGTGACACCGGAGGCGGTGGAGGTGGTCGCCGACCCGGCACTGCCGGACCTGGGCGCGACCGTGACGGTGACCCTGGCCGACGGCGCGGACCTGACGTTGACCGGCGACGGCGACACCAGCGCATGGCGACCGGCGGACCTCCGCGCGCACTGCGCCGACATGCTCGGCGACACCGGCGACGCCCTGGCCCGGGCGTCCGCCGCGCTCCGCGCTCCGACCGGCCTGGCCGACCTGGCCGCACTCTGGCGGACCGCACGCTGA
- a CDS encoding SDR family NAD(P)-dependent oxidoreductase, whose translation MDLGLKDRAFLVTGGSRGIGLATTRLLLEEGASVLVAARTQASLDRARQSLDDHPHVGFAACDLSAPEGGAIAVAAAVERFGTLDGVVNNAAAFSPEKGHPDRAAWLSLFELKLLGYESVVQAALPHVRDGGAFVNISGVAALRYWAGAPHVSVVNAAVQTLSAHYAAELADRRIRVNTVVPGATATDRYEARVAKISERDGLTPEQARARMDGAIPLGRAVDPTEIAAAIVFLLSDHSASTTGATIVVDGGTVAVPDAPGALESTPKRD comes from the coding sequence ATGGACCTGGGCTTGAAGGACCGGGCGTTCCTGGTGACCGGCGGATCGCGCGGCATCGGCCTGGCCACCACGAGGCTCCTGCTGGAGGAGGGCGCGTCGGTGCTGGTCGCCGCGCGCACGCAGGCGTCGCTGGACCGGGCCCGCCAGTCGCTGGACGACCACCCGCACGTGGGGTTCGCGGCGTGCGACCTGAGTGCGCCGGAGGGTGGCGCGATCGCCGTCGCGGCGGCCGTGGAGCGGTTCGGCACGCTCGACGGCGTGGTCAACAACGCGGCGGCGTTCTCCCCGGAGAAGGGGCACCCGGACCGCGCGGCGTGGCTGTCGCTGTTCGAGCTGAAGTTGCTCGGTTACGAGTCGGTCGTCCAGGCGGCGCTGCCGCACGTGCGCGACGGCGGGGCGTTCGTCAACATCTCCGGCGTGGCCGCGCTGCGCTACTGGGCGGGCGCGCCGCACGTGAGCGTCGTGAACGCGGCCGTGCAGACGCTGTCGGCGCACTACGCGGCGGAACTCGCGGACCGCCGCATCCGGGTCAACACCGTTGTTCCCGGTGCGACCGCCACCGACCGCTACGAGGCGCGCGTCGCGAAGATCAGTGAACGCGACGGCCTCACCCCGGAGCAGGCGAGGGCCCGGATGGACGGCGCGATCCCCCTGGGTCGCGCGGTGGACCCCACCGAGATCGCGGCGGCCATCGTGTTCCTGCTGTCCGACCACTCCGCCAGCACCACCGGGGCCACGATCGTGGTGGACGGCGGCACCGTGGCCGTCCCGGACGCGCCGGGCGCCCTGGAGAGCACGCCCAAGCGGGACTGA
- a CDS encoding isochorismatase family protein, whose translation MGKPWDGVVPEEDVAAFGREFDRQERPITAGARPAVVVVDMTRAFVDSAYPTGWSPTGQPAAEATARLLAVARGSGVPVFFTKAFATPDHVRRPVEVGRWKLNRAPEPLPEGTPPGDVIDERLAPLPDEVVIDKGTKPSGFYGTPLASYLVHAGCDTVIVTGMTTSGCVRATVVDAFQHNFHVVVPFECTADRSQISHKINLFDIHMKYADVISLDETVEYIRKLTAAEDH comes from the coding sequence GTGGGCAAGCCGTGGGACGGGGTCGTTCCCGAGGAGGACGTCGCCGCGTTCGGGCGGGAATTCGACCGGCAGGAGAGGCCGATCACCGCTGGGGCGCGGCCCGCTGTCGTGGTGGTCGACATGACTCGCGCGTTCGTGGACTCGGCTTACCCGACGGGGTGGAGCCCCACCGGGCAGCCTGCCGCGGAGGCCACCGCTCGGCTGCTGGCCGTGGCACGGGGTTCGGGGGTGCCGGTGTTCTTCACCAAGGCCTTCGCGACGCCCGACCACGTCCGGCGGCCCGTGGAGGTCGGCCGGTGGAAGCTCAACCGCGCGCCCGAGCCGTTGCCCGAGGGCACGCCGCCCGGTGACGTGATCGACGAACGGCTGGCCCCGCTGCCCGACGAGGTCGTGATCGACAAGGGCACGAAGCCCAGCGGGTTCTACGGCACACCGCTCGCGTCCTACTTGGTGCACGCCGGGTGCGACACGGTGATCGTCACCGGCATGACCACGAGCGGCTGCGTGCGGGCGACCGTCGTCGACGCCTTCCAGCACAACTTCCACGTGGTCGTGCCGTTCGAGTGCACCGCCGACCGCAGCCAGATCTCACACAAGATCAACTTATTCGACATCCACATGAAGTACGCCGACGTGATCAGCCTGGACGAGACCGTCGAGTACATCCGGAAGCTCACCGCGGCGGAGGACCACTGA
- a CDS encoding S1 family peptidase — translation MIAGEGDTGPFAHGAERWRVRVRDRSGGEVLGAGVLVDREHVLTCAHVALAAEVLAVDLVGLPGAPTSDARIVAHVPPDGDDRGDVAVLKLATRQPAGLGATLRRAALTWDRPVHTLGYPHGQGLDIGVWARMTLAAWAGSEWLQMNRRSPGEQRVRAGFSGSGVADDATGDVLGIVVSEYTDDDAGLAWMMPVATIEAHLPLVSQWAVGDRGVDPDRFPAPADSTHLAERVREIMAWLSRREDGAAVLIVVGGERTDLRHAVALSSVGDSPDPDLALDVEGLTVEEVSRRIVDRAGLAADGSSTRRVQAGTPPMTVVVDGVDQTDEPQALLDEVFEPMVRHGARLVFSFDQDDSAGIDAARALARAAVTGRLDGFAERIAVLLADSPDTDASRLRIALSGLRRAAAADWTLVAERLPRFDRAITRVESGRADARQVAEAMSDLRGQLEGWKAKAGDGGLAEDIGSATAYRRAHALLAADPVDGDAVREAVKEYQDLVRRALAKGEPG, via the coding sequence GTGATCGCTGGTGAGGGGGACACCGGGCCCTTCGCCCACGGGGCCGAACGGTGGCGGGTCAGGGTGCGCGACCGCAGTGGTGGCGAGGTGCTGGGCGCCGGGGTCTTGGTGGACCGGGAGCACGTGCTCACCTGCGCGCACGTCGCGCTGGCCGCCGAAGTGCTCGCCGTCGACCTGGTGGGCCTGCCCGGCGCGCCCACCAGCGATGCCCGCATCGTCGCCCACGTTCCGCCGGACGGGGACGACCGCGGTGACGTGGCGGTCCTGAAGCTCGCGACCAGGCAGCCGGCCGGGCTCGGCGCCACGCTCCGCCGGGCCGCGCTCACCTGGGACCGGCCCGTCCACACCCTCGGCTACCCGCACGGCCAAGGGCTCGACATCGGGGTCTGGGCACGCATGACGCTCGCCGCCTGGGCCGGGTCCGAGTGGCTCCAGATGAACCGCCGCTCCCCCGGCGAGCAGCGGGTCCGCGCCGGGTTCAGCGGCTCCGGCGTCGCCGACGACGCCACCGGCGACGTGCTCGGCATCGTGGTCAGCGAGTACACCGACGACGACGCCGGCCTGGCGTGGATGATGCCCGTCGCCACCATCGAGGCCCACCTCCCGCTCGTCTCCCAGTGGGCGGTCGGCGACCGCGGCGTCGACCCGGACAGGTTCCCCGCTCCCGCCGACAGCACGCACCTGGCCGAACGCGTCCGCGAGATCATGGCCTGGCTCTCCCGCCGGGAGGACGGCGCCGCGGTGTTGATCGTCGTCGGTGGTGAGCGGACCGACCTGCGGCACGCCGTCGCGCTGTCCAGCGTCGGCGACTCCCCCGATCCGGACCTCGCCCTGGACGTGGAAGGGCTCACCGTCGAAGAGGTCTCCCGGCGCATCGTCGACCGGGCCGGGCTCGCCGCCGACGGCTCCAGCACCCGACGCGTGCAGGCGGGCACTCCGCCGATGACCGTCGTGGTGGACGGCGTCGACCAGACCGACGAACCCCAGGCGCTGCTCGACGAGGTGTTCGAGCCGATGGTGCGGCACGGCGCACGCCTCGTCTTCAGCTTCGACCAGGACGACTCCGCGGGCATCGACGCCGCACGGGCCCTGGCCAGAGCCGCGGTCACCGGGCGACTCGACGGGTTCGCCGAACGCATCGCGGTGCTGCTGGCCGACAGCCCGGACACCGATGCGAGCAGGCTGCGCATCGCGCTCAGCGGCCTGCGCCGTGCCGCCGCCGCGGACTGGACGCTCGTCGCCGAACGGCTGCCCCGGTTCGACCGCGCGATCACCCGGGTCGAAAGCGGTCGCGCCGACGCGCGGCAAGTCGCAGAAGCGATGTCCGACCTGCGCGGCCAACTCGAAGGGTGGAAGGCGAAAGCGGGCGACGGCGGCCTGGCGGAGGACATCGGCTCCGCCACGGCCTACCGCAGGGCCCACGCGCTGCTGGCGGCCGACCCGGTCGACGGTGACGCCGTCCGCGAGGCGGTGAAGGAGTACCAGGACTTGGTGCGCCGGGCGTTGGCGAAGGGGGAACCGGGATGA
- a CDS encoding serine/threonine-protein kinase: MTACTRVDCDGSIDETDYCDTCGRPAETRPSSSSSSTGSRRSRSDDPASLPVFDFPDPTSRILTDPQVPVRARRCGNPDCPDPKALPAQGAGFCLACGTAFSFLPSLAPGDLVADQYLVVGCFARGGLGWIYLAKDTHLDDNPVVLKGLIDVADEDLATAERQALTTIDHPNIVRIFNFVSHPDTHTGTPRAYIVMEYVDGLVLNEVAEQSRLGTLPLGEPLRTEHVIAAGLQVLAAFDYLHERGLLYCDLKPDNVIIRSGRHGERGNRVKLIDLGAVRRVGDRSGKVVGTRPYQVSDAEIAERGLTVQSDLHTVGETLRRLYLETADHRAGQYSAAERRRIEVGLESFRRVYTKALHKDPDHRFASSADMADQLRGVLREIASLRDGQPRPEPSTRFVHTATLLDDGLGVVPPLSRWIGELPEDLPLDLGRPAPAVVAIGLPVPRATADDPAADVLAAADAEDPRRLLDRLDTAGLRTPETAFVRCRAALAAGDVDAAVESLSQAGNLLGDDRDWRLRWHEGLIALAEGDVEEARSAFDAGYAELPGEDAPKLALAYCDEHSGAFAKAEARYGSVWRRDRSVVSAVFGLARVRLAQGDRAGAVTLLDETPPVSRHYDAARIAAVRVLSGALARSGQLDRPHAAELAAANDRLSRLYLDGGATTGQSRVRLEAVVQEAELAAAMAGDEVLRRHEDALRQRLERSYRALARQADSQAERSDLVDLANTYRPVTFR, translated from the coding sequence ATGACGGCCTGCACGAGGGTGGACTGCGACGGTTCGATCGACGAGACCGACTACTGCGACACCTGCGGGCGCCCGGCCGAGACGCGGCCCTCGTCCTCGTCGAGCAGCACGGGCAGCCGCCGGTCGCGCAGCGACGACCCGGCTTCGCTGCCCGTCTTCGACTTCCCCGATCCGACCAGCCGCATCCTCACCGATCCGCAGGTCCCGGTCCGGGCCCGGCGCTGCGGCAACCCCGACTGCCCCGACCCGAAGGCCCTGCCCGCTCAGGGCGCCGGGTTCTGCCTGGCGTGCGGCACGGCGTTCTCGTTCCTGCCCAGCCTCGCGCCCGGTGACCTGGTCGCCGACCAGTACCTCGTGGTCGGCTGCTTCGCCCGCGGCGGGCTCGGGTGGATCTACCTGGCCAAGGACACGCACCTGGACGACAACCCGGTGGTCCTCAAAGGACTGATCGATGTCGCGGACGAGGACCTGGCCACCGCCGAGCGCCAGGCGCTGACCACGATCGACCACCCGAACATCGTCCGCATCTTCAACTTCGTCAGCCACCCCGACACCCACACCGGCACGCCACGCGCCTACATCGTCATGGAGTACGTGGACGGCCTGGTGCTCAACGAGGTCGCCGAGCAGTCCCGCCTCGGCACGCTGCCGTTGGGCGAGCCGCTGCGCACCGAGCACGTCATCGCCGCGGGCCTGCAGGTCCTCGCCGCGTTCGACTACCTGCACGAACGCGGCCTGCTCTACTGCGACCTCAAACCGGACAACGTGATCATCCGCTCGGGCAGGCACGGCGAGCGCGGCAACCGGGTCAAGCTCATCGACCTCGGCGCCGTGCGGCGGGTCGGCGACCGGTCCGGCAAGGTCGTGGGCACCCGCCCCTACCAGGTGTCCGACGCCGAGATCGCGGAGCGCGGCCTCACCGTCCAGTCCGACCTGCACACCGTCGGCGAGACGCTGCGCAGGCTCTACCTGGAGACCGCGGACCACCGCGCCGGCCAGTACAGCGCCGCCGAGCGCCGGCGCATCGAGGTGGGGCTCGAATCGTTCCGCCGCGTCTACACCAAGGCCTTGCACAAGGACCCGGACCACCGGTTCGCCTCGTCCGCCGACATGGCCGACCAACTGCGCGGAGTGCTGCGCGAGATCGCCTCGCTGCGCGACGGGCAGCCGCGACCGGAGCCGTCGACCCGGTTCGTGCACACCGCCACGCTCCTCGACGACGGCCTCGGGGTCGTCCCGCCGTTGAGCCGGTGGATCGGCGAGCTGCCCGAGGACCTGCCGCTCGACCTCGGCCGCCCGGCTCCCGCCGTCGTGGCGATCGGCCTGCCCGTGCCGCGCGCCACCGCCGACGACCCGGCGGCCGACGTCCTGGCCGCCGCCGACGCCGAAGACCCGCGCCGCCTGCTGGACCGGCTCGACACGGCGGGCCTGCGGACACCCGAGACGGCGTTCGTCCGGTGCCGCGCGGCACTCGCCGCAGGTGACGTGGACGCGGCCGTCGAGAGCCTGAGCCAGGCGGGGAACCTGCTCGGTGACGACCGCGACTGGCGGCTGCGGTGGCACGAAGGCCTCATCGCGCTGGCCGAGGGCGACGTCGAGGAAGCCAGGTCGGCGTTCGACGCCGGCTACGCCGAACTGCCCGGCGAGGACGCGCCGAAGCTCGCGCTGGCCTACTGCGACGAGCACAGCGGGGCGTTCGCCAAGGCCGAGGCCCGCTACGGCTCGGTGTGGCGACGCGACCGGTCCGTGGTGAGCGCCGTGTTCGGCCTCGCCCGGGTCCGGCTGGCGCAGGGCGACCGGGCGGGCGCGGTCACCCTGCTCGACGAGACGCCGCCGGTGTCCCGGCACTACGACGCCGCCCGCATCGCGGCCGTGCGCGTCCTCAGCGGCGCGCTCGCCCGCTCCGGGCAGCTCGACCGCCCGCACGCCGCGGAACTGGCCGCCGCCAACGACCGGTTGTCCCGGCTCTACCTCGACGGCGGCGCGACCACCGGGCAGTCCCGCGTCCGGTTGGAGGCGGTGGTGCAGGAGGCCGAGCTCGCTGCGGCGATGGCGGGCGACGAGGTGCTCCGGCGCCACGAAGACGCGCTGCGGCAGCGCCTGGAGCGGTCGTACCGCGCGCTCGCCAGGCAGGCCGACTCCCAAGCCGAGCGCTCCGACCTGGTCGACCTCGCCAACACGTACCGGCCGGTGACCTTCCGATGA
- a CDS encoding VWA domain-containing protein, translating into MSHGDDDMDDNAPGFSLAVSQNRYLSTEDDEMHAILTVTAQGVPGADVTAEVAEVIAIDCSGSMAYPPTKIAAAQRATKAAIDALRDGALFAVIEGTHVARVVYPTGPRLVAATPATRRAAKKAVSQLQAGGGTNMGEWLGLARGLLSDHPTAVRHVIMLTDGQNSEADVRLDVELPACARVFTCDARGIGADWEKRELLRIAAALHGTADAVRQPADLVADFEAMTRTAMGKVVPEVRVVVKTTTRSEVDFLRQTFPTEAGLVGDEVDARTTAFGTGSWGAESREFHLRLKVDSSDAEPDTDIRVGRVDLEVRRAGATEFERACPPAVVLVRWTDDMKKSSIMDPKVAHYTDQAELGQAVLRGCDAHDAGDLATAAAEWGRAVALATALDNDKVLQRLLRLVDVVGEPADGVVRLKDDLAAVDLLSVGMSSVMSSMSPEMPPAASPSPAARATTGGTTGGATKAAPERTCPNCGKSWPATARFCGDCRTAMTT; encoded by the coding sequence ATGAGCCACGGGGACGACGACATGGACGACAACGCGCCCGGATTCAGCCTGGCGGTCAGCCAGAACCGCTACCTGTCCACCGAGGACGACGAGATGCACGCCATCCTCACCGTGACCGCCCAGGGCGTGCCGGGCGCCGATGTCACGGCCGAGGTGGCCGAGGTGATCGCCATCGACTGCTCCGGCTCGATGGCGTACCCGCCGACGAAGATCGCGGCGGCGCAACGGGCGACGAAGGCCGCGATCGACGCCCTTCGCGACGGTGCGCTGTTCGCGGTGATCGAGGGCACGCACGTCGCCCGCGTGGTCTACCCGACCGGGCCGCGCCTGGTCGCCGCGACGCCCGCGACCCGACGCGCGGCGAAGAAGGCGGTGAGCCAGTTGCAGGCCGGCGGCGGCACGAACATGGGCGAGTGGCTCGGGCTGGCCCGCGGCCTGCTCTCCGACCACCCGACCGCCGTGCGCCACGTCATCATGCTCACCGACGGGCAGAACAGCGAGGCCGACGTCAGGCTCGACGTCGAGCTGCCCGCGTGCGCGCGGGTGTTCACCTGCGACGCCCGCGGCATCGGCGCGGACTGGGAGAAGCGCGAGCTGCTGCGCATCGCGGCGGCGCTGCACGGCACGGCCGACGCCGTCCGGCAGCCCGCCGACCTCGTCGCCGACTTCGAGGCCATGACCAGGACCGCGATGGGGAAGGTCGTCCCGGAGGTCCGGGTGGTCGTGAAGACCACGACCCGCTCGGAGGTGGACTTCCTGCGGCAGACGTTCCCCACCGAGGCCGGACTCGTCGGCGACGAGGTCGACGCGCGCACCACCGCGTTCGGCACCGGGTCGTGGGGCGCGGAGAGCCGCGAGTTCCACCTCCGGCTCAAGGTCGACTCGTCGGACGCGGAACCGGACACCGACATCCGGGTGGGCCGGGTCGACCTGGAGGTACGACGGGCGGGTGCGACGGAGTTCGAACGCGCGTGCCCACCCGCGGTCGTCCTGGTGCGGTGGACCGACGACATGAAGAAGTCCAGCATCATGGACCCGAAGGTCGCCCACTACACCGACCAGGCCGAGCTGGGGCAAGCCGTGCTGCGCGGGTGCGACGCCCACGACGCGGGAGACCTCGCGACCGCGGCGGCCGAGTGGGGCCGTGCGGTCGCCCTCGCCACCGCGTTGGACAACGACAAGGTGTTGCAGCGACTGCTGCGGTTGGTCGACGTCGTCGGTGAACCGGCCGACGGCGTGGTGCGGCTGAAGGACGACCTCGCCGCCGTCGACCTGCTGTCCGTGGGCATGAGCTCGGTCATGTCCAGCATGAGCCCCGAAATGCCGCCGGCGGCCTCACCCTCGCCCGCCGCGAGGGCGACGACCGGAGGCACGACGGGGGGCGCCACGAAGGCCGCGCCCGAGAGGACGTGCCCGAACTGCGGGAAGAGCTGGCCCGCGACCGCCCGGTTCTGCGGCGACTGCCGCACGGCGATGACCACCTGA
- a CDS encoding CU044_2847 family protein — MTTEHPHSKLLRFALADGGTVLVEVDERPGVSPAGRSSARVLQEARATFEQAVAGVRDAAAAALAQFASMTRAPDEVELKFGLKLDAEAGAVIARTGVQGQFEVKLRWRRDGLPVEEEVIEEP, encoded by the coding sequence GTGACGACGGAACACCCGCACTCGAAGCTCCTGCGGTTCGCGCTGGCCGACGGCGGCACGGTCCTCGTCGAGGTGGACGAGCGGCCGGGCGTCTCCCCGGCGGGCCGGTCCTCGGCGCGGGTGCTCCAAGAGGCCCGCGCCACGTTCGAGCAGGCGGTCGCCGGTGTCCGGGACGCCGCAGCGGCGGCCCTCGCCCAGTTCGCGTCGATGACCCGCGCGCCCGACGAGGTCGAGCTGAAGTTCGGGCTCAAGCTGGACGCCGAAGCGGGCGCGGTGATCGCCCGCACCGGCGTCCAGGGCCAGTTCGAGGTCAAGCTCCGGTGGCGTCGCGACGGCCTGCCGGTCGAGGAGGAGGTCATCGAGGAGCCGTGA
- a CDS encoding transporter substrate-binding domain-containing protein produces the protein MRARAVTAALALLLAGCSAPTGAPQEERAAPLVLPYGYADPGSEATPIEACETAEGRLEFDPRRTLNPAALGRDAAGAPVGPTLDEIRRDGLVVGVSQTTPLLSRRNQVTGEMEGYELDIIHRIATELFGPGFAPGDPRLRLVTMPTGSRLLALRTGKNDAARKADPKLAEVPEVHMVLADVTLTCGRVYTHDVMYSAPYLTTNAGLLTRTGAERRSSLADLSGRKVCAASATTSIADLLALRPSTGILPVSVPDSSECLMLLQRGLVDAIYTDFPILQGLQLQDPGTTLVDLRGQGGGQAGVAMSKDHPDLIRFVNGVLERMRADGSLAASRDRWFVDEVRAAGLDVPGPPLDLPPVTYAD, from the coding sequence GTGAGGGCGCGTGCGGTGACGGCCGCTCTCGCCCTGCTGCTGGCGGGGTGCTCGGCCCCGACCGGCGCGCCGCAGGAGGAACGTGCCGCGCCGCTCGTGCTGCCCTACGGCTACGCCGATCCGGGATCGGAGGCCACGCCCATCGAGGCGTGCGAGACGGCGGAGGGTCGGCTGGAGTTCGACCCGCGCCGCACCCTCAACCCGGCCGCCCTGGGGCGTGACGCCGCGGGTGCGCCCGTGGGGCCGACGCTGGACGAGATCCGCCGTGACGGGCTGGTGGTCGGCGTCAGCCAGACCACGCCGCTGCTCAGCCGGCGCAACCAGGTGACGGGGGAGATGGAGGGCTACGAGCTCGACATCATCCACCGGATCGCGACCGAGTTGTTCGGCCCGGGGTTCGCCCCCGGTGACCCGCGCCTGCGGCTGGTGACGATGCCGACCGGCAGCAGGCTGCTGGCGCTGAGGACGGGCAAGAACGACGCGGCGCGCAAGGCCGACCCGAAGCTCGCCGAGGTGCCGGAGGTCCACATGGTCCTCGCCGACGTGACGCTGACCTGCGGTCGGGTCTACACCCACGACGTCATGTACTCCGCCCCCTACCTGACGACGAACGCGGGCCTGTTGACCCGCACGGGCGCCGAGCGGCGGTCGTCGCTGGCCGACCTGTCCGGGCGGAAGGTGTGCGCGGCGTCGGCCACGACGAGCATCGCCGACCTGCTCGCGCTGAGGCCGAGCACCGGGATCCTGCCCGTGTCGGTGCCGGACTCCAGCGAGTGCCTGATGCTGCTGCAACGCGGCCTCGTCGACGCCATCTACACCGACTTCCCGATCCTGCAGGGACTCCAGCTCCAGGATCCCGGCACGACTTTGGTCGACCTGCGCGGCCAGGGCGGTGGGCAGGCGGGCGTCGCGATGAGCAAGGACCACCCGGACCTGATCCGGTTCGTGAACGGCGTGCTGGAGCGGATGCGCGCCGACGGCAGCCTGGCGGCCTCGCGCGACAGGTGGTTCGTCGACGAGGTGCGGGCGGCCGGGCTGGACGTGCCCGGACCGCCGCTCGACCTGCCACCCGTCACCTACGCCGACTGA
- a CDS encoding sugar ABC transporter substrate-binding protein, translating into MVTFEQHVHHRVSVIRSASVGITTLVVVCGVVVAVGVTIVIRSGLLLKPVPAWTIPAVVSLLAVPLLLRRMARKPSTRQVFLVTSAFSQKYWIAEFVQRLHRALDRKGINLVLKVPDRDYDAASQGHDLRRVLTTRGSYLGGVVVPTELHRMRSLLVEFCAELALPVVFTDVDPFDDESEYPANTAFVGYASSDLGAEAGRWLVDHLRRRGVRRPHVLIVASREHSDRQEFCADVLRTGLGNVSISLDDTCAFSRSRAYDAVQAHIRSQAVRSPRLDAVFCTNDEMALGAVDALRATESPLTGETTVIGVDGIPEARHLIATAASPLRATVVQDPHRLTESAVEVLQRLLDGRQTATRTILKPEVYQVR; encoded by the coding sequence GTGGTCACGTTCGAGCAGCACGTCCACCACCGGGTATCGGTGATTCGATCGGCATCGGTGGGGATCACCACGCTGGTGGTCGTATGCGGTGTGGTCGTCGCCGTCGGCGTCACTATCGTCATCCGCAGTGGTCTGCTGCTGAAGCCGGTGCCCGCGTGGACGATTCCCGCAGTGGTGTCGCTCTTAGCCGTTCCGCTTCTGCTGCGCCGGATGGCGCGGAAGCCGAGCACGCGTCAAGTATTCCTGGTGACCTCGGCTTTCAGTCAGAAGTACTGGATCGCCGAGTTCGTGCAACGCCTGCACCGGGCGCTGGACCGCAAGGGCATCAACCTGGTGTTGAAGGTGCCCGACCGGGACTACGACGCTGCATCGCAGGGTCACGACCTGCGGAGGGTGCTCACCACCAGGGGCAGCTACTTGGGTGGTGTCGTCGTCCCGACCGAGCTGCATCGGATGCGCTCGCTGCTGGTGGAGTTCTGCGCCGAGCTGGCGCTGCCGGTGGTGTTCACCGATGTCGACCCGTTCGACGACGAGAGCGAGTATCCCGCGAACACCGCGTTCGTCGGCTACGCCAGCTCCGACCTCGGGGCGGAGGCGGGCCGTTGGCTGGTGGACCACCTGCGGCGACGCGGGGTGCGACGGCCGCACGTGTTGATCGTCGCCAGCCGTGAGCACTCCGATCGTCAGGAGTTTTGTGCGGACGTGCTGCGAACCGGTTTGGGCAACGTGTCGATCAGCCTTGACGACACCTGCGCCTTCAGCCGTTCCCGCGCCTACGACGCCGTCCAGGCCCACATCCGGTCGCAAGCCGTGCGGTCGCCCCGTCTGGACGCCGTGTTCTGCACCAACGACGAGATGGCGCTGGGGGCGGTCGACGCACTGCGCGCGACGGAATCACCTCTTACCGGGGAGACCACGGTCATCGGTGTCGACGGGATCCCCGAGGCCCGACACCTCATCGCGACCGCCGCGAGTCCGCTGCGGGCCACGGTGGTCCAGGATCCCCACCGCCTCACCGAGAGCGCCGTCGAGGTGCTGCAGAGGTTGCTCGATGGTCGACAGACGGCGACGCGAACGATTCTCAAGCCTGAGGTGTACCAAGTCCGGTGA